Below is a window of Theropithecus gelada isolate Dixy chromosome 15, Tgel_1.0, whole genome shotgun sequence DNA.
ATTCCGTCACTCTTTCTGCGTTGATGAGTTGGCATTCTACTAGAAAGAAGAAACTTCCCTTCTCCCCCCTTTATTTATGAATATGGACTCATTTTATTGAATGGGCTACGCTCCTTTCCTTTTTACACTATTGCTCTGAGCAATTCTTTTCCCTATGATTCCCCAGAATGCAAGTTTGGGGAAATGCGAgaactttctgtatttctttgttACCATTAAACAAACTGAGAGTGCAACCTGACTTCCCCAAGTtgagaaaaatcattttcctGCCCACGCATTAGTTTAGCTCAAGGGGAAACCCTTTTTCGAAAGTGCTTTCTGGGCAGCCCCGCGCGAACTGCATTTCCCAGAGGTCTTCGGAGTTACGTCATCAGCGAGCGCGGCTTTTTGCTGGCGAAGCCGGCTTTGGAGAGCTGCTGTGGCGGCGGCAACATGGCGGACGTGATAAATGTCAGTGTGAACCTGGAGGCCTTTTCCCAGGCCATTAGTGCCATCCAGGCGCTGCGCTCCAGCGTGAGCAGGGTGTTCGACTGCCTGAAGGATGGGATGCGGAACAAGGAGACGCTGGAGGGCCGGGAGAAGGCCTTCATTGCGCACTTCCAGGACAACTTACATTCGGTCAACCGGGACCTCAAGTAGGTACCGGCTGAAGGGGCCGGGGTCGGGGACCGGCCCCGCTCCGACCCTGCGCCTACGTCGCTCGAGTCTTCCCAGGCAGGGGCTGTTCTCCATTTCCTTTGATCCCCGTTCTTTCTCTTCGTGCTCTCCAAGCCTCTGCCTACCTCTCAGGGACACCTTATCACCATGCCTGCTTTCTCGTCTCGCTTCTCCTGGCCTCCTGGTCCTGTTTGTCTCCCGCCATCCTCGACCTCTTCTGTGGCGGTTCCATTCCTGACAAGGAGGCATGCTCTTCCTGTGAAGTTCCGCTTCTCTGAGGTTGGCAGGTTTCTCACCTGTAGGCCCTCTGTGCCCCATCACGTCTGATCCGAATGTAGTGATAGTACAGACAGGACCTGATCAGTCCGCTCCAAACCCAAGTGCACCCAATCTGATTAGCCCCAATTCCCTGGCCCTGAACTTGGACTTCATCAGTTCCACCACCACCCACCGGCAACCACGACGAAACAGGCCAGGCCTTGAGCTATCTTCTCCGTTTCCCCTACCCTCTCCCAAACCACCTGATCAGTTTCCTCACTCCCACTCTCACTGCTCCTGTTCAGTTCCTTCCGCAGTAGAGACCTAATTTTCAAGCTCCTAACCAGTTTACTTACTTATGCTTAACGCCCCTGCTTCttaatttgtagtcttttagGGTTAAGGATTCCACTTTTCCTAGTCTTTCTTACAAAGCACCTTCTTCACTTATACTTCACAagtgttgtaagaattaaatgagaggaTGTTTGtaaagggcctggcacatagtcgGCGCTTCTTGATTGCTTAGGTCCTGAACTTGCCTTCTCTTTTATAAGAGAGTCAGCCCTTCCCAGGAAGGTTAGAATTTCAGGATTTTTGCCTTTTACTTCTCAGAACTGACCTGAGTAGGGGAAAGCATTTGGTGAGCTAGTCATCCTTTGATTTCTGGACTggttgaatttttgttttttcaacttgGTCTCCTTAGTAACCAGATGGAAAGAGGAGataggagggagg
It encodes the following:
- the MED27 gene encoding mediator of RNA polymerase II transcription subunit 27 isoform X3 — protein: MADVINVSVNLEAFSQAISAIQALRSSVSRVFDCLKDGMRNKETLEGREKAFIAHFQDNLHSVNRDLNELERLSNLVGKPSENHPLHNSGLLSLDPVQDKTPLYSQLLQAYKWSNKKEQLSIPRIFHWKV